A single region of the Micropterus dolomieu isolate WLL.071019.BEF.003 ecotype Adirondacks linkage group LG18, ASM2129224v1, whole genome shotgun sequence genome encodes:
- the LOC123986987 gene encoding interferon-induced GTP-binding protein Mx-like, whose amino-acid sequence MNSLNQQYEEKVRPCIDLIDSLRSLGVEKDLALPAIAVIGDQSSGKSSVLEALSGVALPRGSGIVTRCPLELKMKREKQGEEWHGRIRYRDYEEEIQDPADVEKQIREAQDKMAGKGCGISDDLISLEIASPNVPDLTLIDLPGIARVAVKGQPENIGEQIKRLIEKFIKKQETISLVVVPCNVDIATTEALNMAQRVDPDGERTLGILTKPDLVDKGTEETMVEIVHNEVIHLKKGYMIVKCRGQQEITEKVSLTEATEREAAFFKEHAYFQILYDEGHATVPKLAEKLTLELVNHIKTSLPRLEEQIEKKLLKTQADLDSCGTGPPIDATERLGFLIDRVTAFTKDAVNLSTGEDVKFGERLNIFSILRKEFAEWKAIIDNSGVTFNWNIEREVTQYERKYRGRELPGFINYKTFEDMVKEQIKRLEGPAVLKLKEVAEIVRTELFKLAQSSLVGFPNLIRTAQMKIEAIRKEREIAAESMLRTQFKMEMIVYTQDSTYSKKLGKRKRENEQECATVSVFVAPLVKKSISSTDSNNDSGATLKEMIKHLKSYYQIAGQRLADQIPLVIRYQMLQESAVQLQREMLQMLQDKEKTESLLQEDSGIRTKRIHLQSRLKRLSKARILLTEFSMNIYNFNTTQLKQQNGAADGDLGVALSQALPASHLTPHRHRDKRSGRHKAQHACDPFV is encoded by the exons ATGAACTCCCTGAACCAACAGTACGAGGAGAAGGTGCGTCCCTGCATTGACCTCATTGACTCTCTTCGCTCTCTGGGTGTAGAGAAGGACTTGGCTCTGCCTGCTATCGCCGTGATTGGAGACCAGAGCTCGGGGAAGAGCTCCGTGCTGGAGGCGCTGTCAGGGGTGGCTCTGCCAAGAGGGAGTG GCATCGTGACAAGATGTCCTCTCGAACtgaagatgaagagagagaaacaaggaGAGGAGTGGCACGGAAGGATAAGGTACCGAGACTATGAAGAAGAGATACAAGACCCTGCAGATGTGGAGAAACAGATTAGAGAAG ctcagGACAAAATGGCCGGGAAAGGGTGTGGGATCAGTGATGACCTCATCAGTCTGGAGATCGCCTCTCCTAATGTTCCAGACCTGACGCTCATTGACCTGCCCGGCATCGCGAGGGTGGCTGTGAAGGGACAACCAGAGAACATTGGAGAGCAG ATAAAGAGACTGATCGAGAAGTTCATCAAAAAACAAGAAACCATCAGTTTGGTAGTTGTCCCATGCAACGTGGACATAGCGACCACAGAGGCTTTGAACATGGCCCAGCGGGTGGATCCTGATGGAGAGAGGACTTTGG GTATCTTGACAAAGCCTGATCTGGTGGACAAAGGCACAGAAGAGACGATGGTTGAAATTGTCCACAATGAGGTCATCCACCTGAAGAAGGGCTACATGATCGTCAAGTGCAGGGGTCAGCAGGAGATCACAGAGAAGGTGTCTCTTACTGAAGCCACAGAAAGAGAGGCAGCCTTCTTCAAAGAGCATGCATATTTCCA AATTCTCTACGATGAAGGCCACGCTACTGTTCCTAAACTGGCAGAAAAACTCACCCTTGAGCTTGTGAATCACATCAAG ACATCTCTGCCTCGGCTGGAAGAGCAGATAGAGAAGAAATTATTAAAGACTCAGGCAGACCTGGACAGTTGTGGCACTGGACCCCCAATTGATGCAACTGAAAGACTCGGTTTCCTCATTGAT agaGTGACAGCGTTTACAAAGGATGCTGTCAACCTCAGCACAGGGGAGGACGTCAAATTTGGAGAAAGACTCAATATCTTTTCCATACTCAGAAAAGAGTTTGCGGAATGGAAAGCTATCATAGACAATTCTGGAGTAACAT TCAACTGGAATATTGAGAGGGAGGTGACTCAGTATGAACGAAAGTACCGTGGAAGAGAACTGCCGGGCTTCATCAACTACAAGACCTTCGAGGACATGGTCAAGGAGCAGATCAAAAGGCTGGAAGGGCCTGCTGTCCTGAAACTCAAGGAAGTGGCAG aAATTGTGAGGACAGAGCTGTTTAAGTTGGCGCAGAGCAGCTTAGTTGGATTTCCTAACCTCATCAGAACAGCTCAG ATGAAGATTGAAGCCATCAGAAAGGAGAGGGAGATTGCAGCAGAGTCCATGCTGAGGACTCAGTTTAAGATGGAGATGATTGTTTACACTCAGGACAGCACATACAGCAAGAAGTTAGGAAAGCGGAAGAGGGAAAATGAACAGGAATGTGCGACAGTGTCTGTCTTCGTGGCTCCATTAGTGAAGAAAAGCATCAGCAGCACTGACAGCAATAATGACAGCGGGGCCACCCTGAAAGAGATGATCAAACACCTTAAATCCTACTACCAA ATTGCTGGCCAGCGTCTAGCTGACCAGATCCCGCTTGTGATCCGCTACCAGATGTTGCAGGAGTCTGCTGTCCAGCTGCAGAGGGAGATGCTGCAGATGCTTCAGGACAAGGAAAAAACGGAGTCCCTACTTCAAGAGGACTCTGGCATAAGAACCAAGAGAATCCACCTTCAGAGTCGCCTCAAGCGCCTGTCAAAAGCACGCATTCTGCTGACTGAATTCAGCATGAACATATACAacttcaacacaacacaactgaaacaacaaAATGGCGCTGCGGATGGCGACCTCGGTGTTGCGCTCTCCCAAGCCCTGCCAGCCTCTCACCTGACCCCCCACCGGCACAGAGACAAAAGATCAGGAAGGCACAAGGCCCAGCACGCGTGTGACCCTTTTGTCTGA